One Corythoichthys intestinalis isolate RoL2023-P3 chromosome 9, ASM3026506v1, whole genome shotgun sequence DNA window includes the following coding sequences:
- the LOC130922289 gene encoding inositol hexakisphosphate kinase 2-like produces the protein MSPAIEAQAQRAKDAEIQKQKMQQQQQHPQCYMDKGVILEPFIHQVGGHSCVLRFGEQTICKPLIPREHQFYKSLPAEMRRFTPQYRGVVSVSFEEDEEGNLCLIAYPLHSDPAADLENKDPSTDSEPKSKMLKWGNVVTSSPLVESENLSKEGRSRHSRKDKSVLKLQEDMELEWLQQAEVLYYRLERSHSNAVPQLKHNPWSLKCHQQHLQRMKDNAKHRNQHKFILLENLTWQHTVPCVLDLKMGTRQHGDDASEEKKAVQIRKCQQSTSASIGVRLCGMQVYQSDTDQLMFMNKYHGRKLTLSDFKEALVQFFHSGRRLRHELLSPVLRRLRDMQAALEACESYRFYSSSLLIIYDGAPHRKHTRRRTEGGLSEEDEEEEDEEDDVAEAEADEEEDIGVAGALGFPHGPSISAEDSISYTSSGSGCPSRMAPRSPVVDVRMIDFAHTTCRHYREDSVVHEGQDTGYIFGLQNLINIISELENHSSG, from the exons ATGAGTCCGGCTATCGAGGCTCAGGCCCAGCGAGCCAAGGATGCAGAGATCCAGAAGCAGAAGATgcagcagcaacagcagcaCCCGCAGTGCTACATGGACAAAGGGGTCATACTTGAGCCCTTCATCCACCAGGTGGGGGGGCATTCCTGCGTCCTACGCTTTGGAGAGCAGACCATCTGCAAGCCTCTCATCCCCCGCGAGCATCAGTTCTACAAGAGTCTACCTGCTGAGATGAGAAGGTTCACTCCCCAGTACAGAG GTGTAGTGTCTGTAAGCTTTGAGGAGGATGAAGAAGGGAACCTCTGCCTCATCGCATACCCCCTCCACAGCGACCCGGCGGCTGACTTGGAGAACAAGGACCCCTCGACCGATAGCGAGCCAAAGAGCAAGATGCTAAAGTGGGGCAATGTCGTGACATCCTCGCCGCTTGTGGAAAGTGAAAACCTCAGCAAAGAGGGACGAAGCCGCCACTCACGCAAAGACAAGAG TGTTCTCAAGCTACAGGAAGACATGGAATTGGAGTGGCTTCAGCAGGCTGAGGTTCTGTACTACCGCCTGGAGCGCAGCCACAGTAATGCTGTCCCGCAGCTCAAACACAACCCTTGGAGCCTCAAGTGTCACCAGCAGCACCTGCAAAGGATGAAGGACAACGCCAAGCACCGCAATCAACACA AATTTATCCTGTTGGAGAACCTCACGTGGCAGCACACTGTGCCATGCGTGTTGGACTTAAAGATGGGCACGCGCCAGCACGGAGATGACGCCTCAGAAGAGAAAAAGGCCGTTCAGATccgcaagtgccagcagagcacTTCGGCGTCGATAGGAGTTCGACTGTGCGGCATGCAG GTGTATCAGTCTGACACGGACCAACTGATGTTCATGAACAAGTACCACGGCCGTAAACTCACCCTGTCAGACTTCAAGGAAGCTTTGGTCCAGTTCTTCCATAGTGGACGGCGCCTGCGTCACGAACTGCTGTCTCCGGTGCTGCGCCGGCTCCGGGACATGCAGGCCGCTCTCGAGGCCTGCGAATCATACCGCTTCTACTCCAGCTCTCTACTCATCATCTACGATGGAGCCCCCCACCGAAAGCACACGCGCCGACGCACCGAGGGCGGGCTCTCTGAAGAAGACGAAGAGGAAGAGGATGAAGAGGATGATGTTGCGGAAGCAGAAGCGGATGAGGAGGAAGACATAGGGGTAGCGGGTGCACTCGGTTTTCCCCATGGTCCTTCCATTTCTGCCGAGGACAGCATCAGTTATACCAGTAGCGGCAGCGGCTGCCCGTCCCGCATGGCTCCACGCAGCCCAGTAGTGGATGTGCGGATGATAGACTTTGCCCACACCACCTGCAGACATTACCGCGAGGACAGCGTGGTCCATGAGGGCCAGGATACGGGATACATCTTTGGCCTGCAGAATCTGATCAACATTATCTCCGAGCTGGAGAACCACAGTTCGGGCTAG